In the Ensifer adhaerens genome, one interval contains:
- a CDS encoding extracellular solute-binding protein has product MSNTLKGMTWSHPRGYDPMIACSRLWQQRTGTTVEWDKRSLQDFETYPVEDLARAYDLIVIDHPHVGQITKEECLAPLDIAGREAERNALLDGSVGRSYPSYTWHGRQWAFPIDAATQVQAWRPDRTDRMDSWTDMLALARQGRVALPMRPPHSLMCFYTLAANLGHPCRSDGTGPLIDAEAGIDGFERLRQLTELIDPGCFSMDPIAVLEAMSDPASKVVCAPLIYGYVSYAMPGFRPSLVKFGDIPVAGTIGPSGSALGGTGIAVSAFSESRDAAIDFAYFVASGEVQRGAYAARGQPGHAAAWDDDVVNAATSDFYRSTRKTLEKAWVRPRHDGYMAFQQAASDRINDGLTYRDAAPRVVDDLNRLFAASFVPA; this is encoded by the coding sequence GTGAGCAACACATTGAAGGGTATGACCTGGAGCCACCCGCGCGGCTACGACCCGATGATCGCCTGTTCCCGACTTTGGCAGCAACGCACCGGCACAACGGTGGAATGGGACAAGCGCTCGCTGCAGGATTTCGAGACCTATCCCGTCGAAGATCTGGCGCGGGCCTATGACCTGATCGTCATCGACCATCCCCATGTCGGCCAGATCACCAAGGAAGAGTGCCTGGCACCGCTCGATATCGCCGGCCGGGAGGCCGAACGGAACGCGCTCTTGGATGGAAGCGTCGGACGTTCCTACCCGAGCTATACTTGGCACGGTCGGCAATGGGCCTTTCCGATCGACGCGGCAACCCAGGTTCAGGCGTGGCGCCCGGACCGGACGGACCGTATGGACAGCTGGACCGATATGTTGGCGCTCGCGCGACAGGGACGAGTGGCGTTGCCGATGCGCCCGCCGCATTCCCTGATGTGTTTCTACACGCTTGCCGCAAATCTTGGCCACCCCTGCCGCAGCGATGGTACTGGCCCGCTGATCGATGCTGAAGCGGGCATCGACGGCTTCGAACGCCTGCGCCAACTGACGGAACTGATTGATCCCGGCTGCTTCTCGATGGATCCGATCGCCGTGCTCGAGGCGATGAGCGACCCGGCTTCGAAGGTTGTCTGCGCGCCGCTGATCTACGGCTATGTTAGCTACGCGATGCCGGGCTTTCGACCGTCTCTCGTAAAGTTCGGCGATATTCCTGTTGCCGGAACCATTGGTCCGTCCGGCTCGGCCTTGGGTGGTACGGGCATCGCGGTTTCGGCCTTCTCGGAATCACGCGATGCCGCGATAGATTTCGCCTATTTCGTCGCGAGTGGCGAGGTTCAACGCGGCGCCTATGCCGCCCGCGGGCAGCCTGGCCATGCGGCCGCCTGGGATGACGACGTCGTCAATGCCGCGACCTCGGACTTCTATCGCTCCACGCGCAAGACGCTGGAGAAAGCCTGGGTTCGGCCAAGGCACGATGGCTACATGGCCTTCCAGCAGGCGGCCTCCGATCGCATCAATGATGGCCTCACGTACAGGGATGCGGCGCCAAGGGTCGTCGATGATCTCAACCGGCTGTTTGCGGCGAGCTTTGTACCCGCTTGA
- a CDS encoding CaiB/BaiF CoA transferase family protein, with translation MTETNELPLSGLVVVDMSQFLSGPYCSLRLMDLGARVIKIERPDGGDLSRRLYLSDTEIGGDSTIFHAINRAKESLAIDLKNEADLAALKTLLAKADVLIQNFRPGVIQRLGLDYEAVKAINPKIVYASISGYGEEGPWVKRPGQDLLAQSRSGVMWLNGDEGQGPVPFGLAIGDMLAGAAAAQGILAALVRRGISGKGSLIETSLLEALVDFQFEVLTTHLNDGRRLPARSGFRSAHAYLSAPYGVYPAKDGYLAIAMTPIPKLADLLEMPELDAYRDDPATWFSERDRIKALIAKRIAENTIDHWLGVLEPADIWCARVLNWNELLESEGFRVLDMLQTVVREDDVSILTTRSPLRVNGKRAQVDRAAPRIGEHSTSIREEFGL, from the coding sequence ATGACCGAAACAAACGAACTGCCGCTCTCGGGCCTTGTCGTGGTCGACATGAGCCAGTTTCTTTCCGGCCCCTATTGCTCCCTGCGCCTCATGGATCTCGGTGCACGCGTCATCAAGATCGAGCGCCCCGACGGTGGCGACCTGTCGCGCCGGCTCTATCTGAGCGACACCGAGATCGGCGGCGACTCGACGATCTTCCATGCGATCAATCGCGCCAAGGAGAGTCTCGCGATCGACCTCAAGAACGAGGCCGACCTTGCGGCCTTGAAGACGCTGCTCGCCAAGGCCGACGTCCTCATCCAGAACTTCCGGCCCGGCGTCATTCAGCGCCTCGGGCTCGACTATGAGGCGGTCAAGGCGATCAATCCGAAGATCGTCTATGCCTCGATCAGCGGTTACGGGGAGGAGGGCCCCTGGGTGAAGCGTCCGGGGCAGGATCTGCTTGCGCAATCCCGCTCCGGCGTGATGTGGCTGAATGGCGACGAAGGGCAGGGGCCGGTTCCCTTCGGTCTGGCGATCGGCGACATGCTCGCCGGTGCTGCGGCGGCGCAAGGCATTCTCGCCGCTCTGGTTCGCCGCGGCATCAGTGGCAAGGGGAGCCTGATCGAAACCAGCCTGCTCGAGGCGCTGGTAGACTTCCAGTTCGAGGTGCTGACCACGCACTTGAACGACGGTCGCCGGCTTCCGGCCCGGTCCGGCTTCCGCAGCGCCCATGCCTATCTGTCGGCGCCTTACGGGGTCTATCCGGCCAAGGACGGCTATCTCGCCATCGCCATGACGCCGATCCCCAAGCTCGCGGATCTCCTGGAAATGCCCGAGCTTGACGCCTATCGCGACGACCCGGCGACCTGGTTCTCCGAGCGGGACAGGATCAAGGCGCTGATCGCCAAGCGGATCGCCGAAAATACCATCGACCATTGGCTTGGTGTCCTTGAGCCAGCAGACATCTGGTGCGCCCGAGTTTTGAACTGGAACGAACTGCTCGAAAGCGAAGGTTTTCGCGTGCTCGACATGCTGCAGACGGTGGTGCGCGAGGACGATGTTTCAATTCTGACCACGCGGTCGCCGCTTAGGGTCAACGGCAAGCGTGCCCAGGTGGATCGTGCCGCTCCGCGGATCGGCGAGCATAGCACCTCGATCCGAGAGGAGTTCGGCCTGTGA
- a CDS encoding MaoC family dehydratase: MHEFTPTVGVSSTHPTDMPQDHAALPVWNAENWFYEDWPVGQRIRSLRRTIAEGDSHLFNTLVVDIHPYVQDQMFAERDGMFGRRLVAGAFVFSAGLGLVATNCVNAFSYGYDKLRFIKPVFISDTIYTIRTNMDKSPRYKELGLIRASYQVFKGEGELVLYCEHLQTVKYKNPADFVGKTEK; the protein is encoded by the coding sequence ATGCATGAATTCACACCCACCGTCGGTGTTTCCTCGACGCATCCCACGGATATGCCGCAAGACCATGCCGCCTTGCCGGTTTGGAACGCGGAAAACTGGTTCTATGAGGATTGGCCCGTCGGCCAACGCATCCGGTCTCTGCGCCGGACGATCGCCGAGGGCGACAGTCACCTGTTCAACACGCTGGTGGTCGACATCCACCCCTACGTCCAGGACCAGATGTTTGCCGAGCGCGACGGCATGTTCGGCCGCCGTCTCGTTGCCGGCGCCTTCGTATTCTCCGCGGGGCTCGGGCTCGTTGCGACCAATTGCGTCAACGCCTTTTCCTACGGCTACGACAAGCTGCGCTTCATCAAGCCGGTCTTCATCAGCGACACGATCTACACGATCCGAACCAACATGGACAAAAGCCCGCGCTACAAGGAGCTCGGGCTCATCCGAGCCAGCTACCAGGTCTTCAAGGGCGAGGGGGAGCTGGTGCTCTACTGCGAGCACTTGCAAACCGTGAAGTACAAGAACCCCGCCGATTTTGTTGGCAAGACCGAGAAATAA
- a CDS encoding alpha/beta fold hydrolase: MTASKAVFALIHGGWHNHSSWSKVTPFLEAQGFTALTIDLPGAGVHALAPTSRDHRPFDPVAFASERSPVAEATQEERTEAVIALVKQAAPLGSGKVILVGHSAGGMTVSAVAERVPELLLAVVYLAGFMVPKGMPLLTMLQHETMSSALAPKLFIGDPIAIGATRIHAGSTDEAYRALLKASFYADVPEADFAQAASQLHCDESNAGALAPSEITPGRFGSVPRHYIRCTRDCAVPLSGQDHMIATVDGSIGGKTITHTLESSHSPFLSQPANLSKILVDIALRSNTAQ; the protein is encoded by the coding sequence ATGACCGCATCCAAGGCAGTTTTCGCCCTGATCCACGGCGGTTGGCACAACCATTCGTCCTGGAGCAAGGTCACTCCATTCCTGGAAGCACAGGGCTTCACCGCCTTGACGATCGACCTCCCAGGAGCGGGCGTGCACGCGCTTGCGCCAACGTCACGCGATCATCGTCCGTTCGACCCGGTTGCTTTCGCCAGTGAGCGCTCGCCGGTTGCCGAGGCAACCCAGGAAGAGCGGACCGAAGCGGTGATCGCCTTGGTGAAACAAGCCGCGCCGCTTGGCAGCGGCAAGGTGATATTGGTCGGGCATTCCGCCGGTGGCATGACGGTTTCCGCGGTTGCCGAGCGGGTTCCGGAACTGCTTCTCGCAGTCGTCTATCTTGCTGGCTTCATGGTGCCGAAGGGCATGCCGTTGCTCACCATGCTTCAGCACGAAACCATGTCTTCGGCGCTAGCGCCCAAACTGTTCATCGGCGACCCCATCGCCATCGGCGCAACGCGGATACACGCCGGATCGACCGACGAGGCCTACCGGGCTTTGCTGAAGGCATCGTTCTACGCCGACGTGCCGGAGGCCGACTTTGCGCAGGCCGCTTCGCAGCTTCATTGCGACGAATCCAACGCCGGCGCGCTGGCTCCATCGGAGATTACGCCCGGAAGATTTGGCTCGGTGCCGCGCCACTACATCCGCTGCACCCGGGATTGCGCAGTTCCCCTATCCGGTCAGGATCATATGATTGCGACGGTCGACGGTTCCATTGGCGGCAAAACGATCACCCACACATTGGAAAGCAGTCATTCGCCGTTCCTGTCCCAGCCGGCCAACTTGTCGAAGATCCTTGTCGACATCGCTCTCCGATCGAACACCGCACAGTAG
- a CDS encoding EthD family reductase yields the protein MAHMIVIYPTPADIEAFDRHYFDIHVPLAKKLPGLRKYEVSQGPIATPAGVPDVYRIGTLHFDDLAALKRAFASPEGQAAAADRRLFAPDASGVQMYLFDNREV from the coding sequence ATGGCTCATATGATTGTGATCTATCCGACGCCTGCGGATATCGAGGCGTTTGATCGGCACTACTTCGACATTCACGTGCCTCTCGCCAAGAAGCTCCCGGGGCTCCGCAAATACGAAGTCAGTCAAGGTCCCATTGCAACGCCGGCAGGCGTCCCCGATGTCTATCGGATCGGGACGTTGCATTTCGACGACCTCGCTGCGCTCAAAAGAGCATTTGCGAGCCCGGAGGGACAAGCGGCCGCTGCTGATCGAAGGCTCTTCGCACCTGATGCTTCGGGCGTGCAAATGTACCTGTTTGACAACAGGGAAGTCTGA
- a CDS encoding NAD(P)-binding domain-containing protein, which produces MPSTTSTNATLQTAIKVNIVVIGAGQAGLSSAYHLMKLGLQPGRNFIVLDKNDKPGGAWQHRWPSLTLSTVNRLHDLPGMEFAEVVPVGETEARASTAVPNYYAAYEEKFRLPIYRPVAVKVVCERFGRLRVETDRETFSAQGLVNATGTWETPSIPIYPGADRFEGQQLHSRDYQTAAAFAGKHVIVVGGGISALQHLDEISQVTTTTWVTRQEPRFHDGPFTPEDGRAAVAAVEERVRSGLVPGSVVSVTGIPWTPALRAAAARGALNRRPMFNEILPHAVRWPDGTEQKADVILWATGFRSSLDHLAPLQLRGNDGGIVMGGRLATRVEKDPRIHLVGYGPSASTIGANRAGGAAARELATHLGLI; this is translated from the coding sequence ATGCCATCCACGACGTCAACGAATGCTACGCTTCAGACCGCGATCAAGGTCAACATTGTCGTGATTGGCGCCGGGCAGGCCGGGCTGTCATCGGCCTATCACCTGATGAAACTCGGCCTTCAGCCGGGCCGGAACTTTATCGTCCTCGACAAGAACGACAAACCCGGCGGCGCCTGGCAGCACCGCTGGCCGTCACTGACGCTGAGCACGGTCAACCGCCTCCACGACCTGCCGGGCATGGAATTTGCCGAAGTTGTTCCGGTTGGCGAAACAGAGGCGCGGGCTTCGACGGCGGTTCCCAACTACTACGCCGCCTATGAAGAGAAATTCCGACTGCCGATCTATCGCCCGGTCGCAGTCAAAGTGGTCTGCGAACGCTTCGGCCGGCTTCGGGTGGAAACCGACCGCGAGACTTTCTCTGCCCAGGGGCTTGTCAACGCCACAGGCACTTGGGAAACCCCTTCCATTCCCATCTATCCCGGCGCCGATCGTTTCGAAGGACAGCAGCTTCACTCCCGCGACTATCAAACGGCGGCTGCGTTTGCGGGCAAACATGTGATTGTCGTCGGCGGTGGCATCTCGGCACTTCAGCATCTCGACGAAATCTCGCAAGTGACGACGACAACCTGGGTCACGCGCCAAGAGCCACGGTTTCACGACGGGCCGTTCACCCCGGAAGACGGCCGCGCCGCCGTCGCTGCCGTTGAAGAAAGGGTAAGGAGTGGCCTGGTGCCGGGGTCGGTGGTGTCCGTCACCGGAATTCCGTGGACCCCGGCGTTGCGGGCCGCAGCGGCCCGTGGGGCGCTGAACCGCCGGCCGATGTTCAACGAGATCCTCCCTCACGCCGTACGCTGGCCGGATGGAACGGAACAGAAAGCCGACGTCATTCTCTGGGCTACGGGCTTTCGCAGTTCGCTCGATCATCTCGCGCCGCTGCAACTGCGCGGGAACGATGGCGGCATCGTCATGGGCGGACGCCTCGCGACGCGGGTTGAAAAGGACCCGCGCATCCACCTGGTCGGCTACGGCCCCTCGGCTTCGACGATCGGGGCAAACAGGGCGGGCGGCGCAGCAGCAAGGGAACTGGCCACCCATCTCGGCCTGATCTGA
- a CDS encoding DMT family transporter yields the protein MSPKTRGYLFAFLAICIFAGQDAITKYLGDRYPALFITMIRFWAFALFVFAFAASSPGGLRGSIQTRHPWLQVIRGLLLVAEIVVIVFSYVHAGLAMSQSIFQATPLIITILSIPLLGEVVGWRRGTAVLVGLAGVLVIINPVNVHFDMSLLLPLVASVLFALYSIATRAVSREDSAVTSLFYAGVVGALAISLIGPFYWTEVVPSDWLALVALCVCGTLSHYFLIRAYGLLPAAEVQPVTYFQLVLNVMFAVLLFGETITHNMIVGALIVVGAGLFTIWREHQLTKRS from the coding sequence ATGAGCCCCAAGACCCGCGGCTATTTGTTTGCCTTCCTCGCCATCTGCATCTTCGCGGGGCAGGACGCGATAACCAAGTATCTGGGTGATCGTTACCCGGCGCTCTTCATCACGATGATCCGCTTCTGGGCCTTCGCTCTCTTCGTGTTTGCCTTTGCCGCGTCGTCTCCCGGGGGCCTTCGCGGATCGATTCAAACGCGGCATCCCTGGCTGCAGGTCATTCGTGGCCTTCTGCTGGTCGCAGAGATCGTCGTCATCGTCTTTTCCTACGTTCACGCCGGGCTCGCCATGAGCCAGTCGATCTTCCAGGCAACGCCACTGATCATCACCATCCTGTCGATCCCTCTGCTTGGAGAGGTGGTTGGATGGCGGCGCGGCACGGCGGTACTGGTTGGCCTCGCCGGCGTCCTGGTGATCATCAATCCGGTGAATGTTCACTTCGACATGTCGCTACTCTTGCCGCTTGTCGCCTCCGTGCTCTTCGCGCTCTACAGTATCGCCACGCGTGCCGTCAGTCGCGAAGATTCCGCGGTAACGAGCCTCTTTTACGCGGGCGTCGTCGGGGCGCTGGCGATTTCGCTGATCGGCCCGTTCTACTGGACCGAAGTCGTCCCATCCGATTGGTTAGCCTTGGTGGCCCTTTGCGTCTGCGGCACGCTCAGCCACTATTTCCTCATCCGGGCCTATGGCCTGCTGCCTGCTGCCGAAGTCCAGCCGGTCACCTATTTTCAGCTGGTTCTCAACGTGATGTTCGCCGTCCTGCTGTTTGGCGAAACGATCACGCACAACATGATCGTCGGCGCCCTCATCGTTGTCGGTGCAGGCCTTTTCACGATCTGGCGCGAACACCAACTGACCAAACGCTCATAA
- a CDS encoding NUDIX hydrolase produces the protein MSEQISLVCDALPQNAARSITCVQQAGAICFRVAADGHPEVLLVTSRRNGRWGIPKGRIEGGETSCAAAVREAMEEAGVGGQVSSEAIGSFLYTKDGADLSYHLNVHLLEVQEILADFPERQSRKLKWAPLETAAQEVSQPKLRDLLLFLVAENRLRVVFELEAQ, from the coding sequence ATGTCCGAGCAAATCTCGCTGGTATGCGACGCGCTGCCGCAAAATGCTGCTCGTTCAATCACATGTGTCCAACAGGCCGGCGCGATCTGTTTTCGGGTCGCAGCAGATGGTCATCCGGAAGTGTTGCTCGTCACGAGCCGCCGCAACGGCCGTTGGGGGATCCCGAAGGGCCGCATAGAGGGGGGCGAAACGTCCTGCGCTGCGGCCGTGCGTGAGGCAATGGAAGAAGCTGGCGTAGGAGGTCAAGTGTCGAGCGAGGCAATTGGCTCGTTCCTTTATACCAAGGACGGTGCCGATCTCAGCTATCACCTCAACGTTCATCTGCTCGAAGTTCAGGAAATTCTGGCGGACTTCCCCGAGAGGCAAAGTCGCAAACTGAAATGGGCTCCGCTTGAAACTGCGGCCCAGGAGGTTTCTCAGCCGAAGCTTCGCGATCTGCTGTTGTTTCTGGTTGCGGAAAATCGGCTGCGTGTCGTGTTCGAGCTCGAGGCGCAATAG
- a CDS encoding SulP family inorganic anion transporter: MLPEAVAYAGIAGLPPQHAVIAAIAGCLTYSVFGRSRFAIVSPTSSSAAILAATIAALPGSTADKMTLVTLIVALTGLLFVAASLLRLGNLAGFISRPVLRGFAFGLAITIIIKQLPAVTGVSVPATDIFHQVADLAAAYAQWNAVSITVGLLALAALLLLRRLPMLPGAFVVLCGGIFASKLLDLSSLGVAVVGPLSITLAWPSLSLVEWSQLRQLVPYTLPLVLILFAESWGTIRSLSLRHGETVTANRELLALGATNVASAVVQGMPVGAGFSAGSAAEGAGAESRMTAPIAAVGLTVLVIVGAGLVESLPEPVLAAVVIAALAHALDPRPFLRLWKLKHDVVIALAAAVGVIAFGVVNGITIAVALSLAVLLHRLATPYVATLGRLGQGHDFVDLARHADAQPIPGISIWRPAQPLFFANADAILTETAARIGKDQTVRAIIVSLEESFDLDSTALDALLEFDTLVRAQGKCLQYARVHDHVRDLIGLAAPALLAYLSYSVDDAVVAVSQPGATTPGAVQ, encoded by the coding sequence ATGCTACCCGAAGCTGTCGCCTATGCGGGTATTGCGGGCCTGCCACCGCAGCATGCGGTCATCGCCGCCATTGCCGGCTGCCTGACCTATTCCGTCTTCGGTAGAAGCCGTTTCGCGATCGTGTCGCCGACGTCATCGTCGGCCGCCATTCTGGCAGCAACGATCGCCGCACTGCCCGGCTCGACGGCCGACAAGATGACACTCGTGACCTTGATCGTGGCATTGACCGGCCTTCTCTTCGTGGCGGCGTCGCTGTTGCGGCTCGGTAATCTGGCCGGCTTCATCTCCCGCCCCGTTCTTCGCGGCTTCGCCTTCGGCCTCGCGATCACCATCATCATCAAACAACTGCCCGCCGTTACGGGAGTAAGCGTGCCGGCCACGGATATTTTCCATCAGGTCGCGGACCTCGCCGCGGCCTATGCGCAGTGGAATGCCGTGAGCATCACGGTCGGTCTTTTGGCCCTCGCCGCCCTGCTGCTTTTGCGCCGTCTTCCGATGCTTCCCGGAGCCTTCGTGGTGCTCTGCGGCGGTATATTCGCTTCAAAGTTACTGGACCTCTCCAGCCTTGGCGTGGCAGTGGTCGGCCCGCTGTCCATCACATTGGCCTGGCCATCGTTGTCGCTGGTGGAATGGAGCCAACTCAGGCAACTGGTGCCCTACACGCTTCCGCTCGTGCTCATTCTGTTTGCCGAGTCCTGGGGCACCATCCGCTCGCTGTCTCTGCGCCATGGAGAGACCGTCACGGCCAATCGCGAACTGCTGGCGCTCGGCGCCACGAATGTGGCCAGCGCCGTCGTTCAAGGCATGCCCGTTGGCGCAGGCTTTTCGGCGGGATCCGCCGCCGAGGGAGCCGGCGCTGAAAGTCGGATGACGGCACCAATCGCTGCCGTCGGTCTTACCGTCCTCGTCATCGTTGGCGCAGGCCTTGTGGAGAGCCTTCCCGAACCCGTCTTGGCGGCGGTGGTGATCGCCGCGCTGGCCCATGCCCTTGATCCGCGCCCTTTCTTGCGGCTGTGGAAGCTGAAACATGACGTCGTCATTGCGCTCGCCGCGGCAGTGGGGGTCATCGCCTTCGGTGTCGTAAATGGCATCACGATCGCAGTCGCACTCTCGCTGGCCGTTCTGCTGCACAGGCTGGCCACTCCATATGTCGCAACTCTTGGCCGCCTTGGTCAGGGGCACGACTTCGTCGACCTCGCCCGCCATGCCGATGCCCAACCCATTCCGGGGATTTCCATATGGCGGCCGGCACAACCGCTTTTCTTTGCCAATGCCGATGCCATTCTCACAGAGACCGCGGCAAGGATCGGCAAGGACCAGACGGTCCGCGCCATCATCGTCAGCCTGGAAGAAAGCTTCGACCTCGACAGCACCGCGCTCGATGCGTTGCTCGAATTCGACACATTGGTCCGGGCGCAGGGCAAATGCCTGCAATATGCACGTGTACATGACCACGTGCGGGATCTGATCGGACTGGCAGCGCCCGCGCTTCTCGCCTATCTCAGTTACAGTGTCGATGACGCCGTAGTGGCCGTTTCTCAACCAGGGGCCACCACACCCGGAGCCGTTCAATGA
- a CDS encoding ParB-like protein encodes MTTVYEPQLQPVEIAELRPTQLTVGLLEVADKRQEWRRNAKKHGSEFLGHHMVPVVLGPKERAYLVDHHHLVRALYDEGVAHVLTSIVYDLSHLGKDEFWSVMDHRHWMYPFDAQGLRRSHHDLPKTIAGLVDDPYRSLAGALRRAGGYAKDTTPYSEFMWANFLRTRIDAKLIASDIGKALHDALGLAHGKSASFLPGWCGVSD; translated from the coding sequence ATGACAACTGTCTATGAGCCGCAATTGCAGCCGGTGGAGATTGCCGAGCTTCGCCCGACCCAGCTCACCGTCGGCCTCCTCGAAGTCGCCGACAAACGGCAGGAGTGGCGCAGGAACGCCAAGAAACACGGTTCGGAATTTCTGGGGCATCATATGGTGCCGGTCGTTCTGGGGCCGAAAGAGCGCGCTTATCTCGTCGACCACCACCACCTCGTGCGCGCGCTTTACGATGAAGGCGTCGCACATGTGCTAACCAGCATCGTGTACGACCTCAGCCATCTCGGCAAGGATGAGTTCTGGTCGGTCATGGACCATCGTCACTGGATGTATCCTTTCGATGCACAGGGCCTGCGGCGCTCGCACCACGACTTGCCGAAGACCATCGCCGGCCTCGTCGACGATCCCTATCGCTCCCTGGCGGGCGCGCTTCGCCGGGCGGGCGGCTATGCCAAGGACACCACCCCCTATAGCGAGTTCATGTGGGCGAACTTCCTCCGCACGCGTATCGACGCGAAGCTCATCGCCAGCGACATCGGCAAGGCGCTGCATGACGCGCTCGGCCTTGCACATGGCAAATCCGCCAGCTTTTTGCCGGGCTGGTGTGGAGTCTCCGACTGA
- a CDS encoding DJ-1/PfpI family protein, with product MPASKILMITGDFTEDYETMVPFQTLLACGYTVHAACPGKKAGETVATAIHDFEGDQTYSEKRGHNFALNATFSNIRAEDYDALVIPGGRAPEYLRLNPDVIKAVQHFFEAGKPVAAICHGAQLLAAAGVLKGRTCSAYPACRPEVELAGGIYADIAIDDAVSDGNLVTAPAWPAHPSWLRQFMAVLGASALLQTDAA from the coding sequence ATGCCAGCTTCGAAAATTCTGATGATCACCGGCGACTTCACCGAGGACTATGAAACCATGGTCCCGTTTCAGACGCTGCTTGCCTGCGGCTACACCGTGCATGCCGCCTGCCCCGGCAAGAAGGCCGGCGAGACGGTCGCGACCGCCATCCATGATTTCGAAGGCGACCAGACCTATTCGGAAAAGCGCGGCCACAATTTCGCGCTCAACGCCACCTTCTCCAATATTCGCGCCGAGGACTACGACGCGCTCGTCATCCCCGGCGGCCGTGCGCCCGAGTATCTCCGCCTCAACCCCGACGTCATCAAGGCTGTGCAGCACTTTTTCGAAGCCGGTAAGCCGGTGGCCGCCATCTGCCACGGTGCCCAGCTGCTCGCTGCGGCCGGCGTGCTGAAGGGACGCACATGCTCGGCCTATCCCGCCTGCCGCCCGGAAGTCGAACTCGCCGGCGGCATCTATGCAGATATCGCGATCGACGATGCGGTCTCGGACGGCAACCTCGTCACCGCACCTGCGTGGCCGGCACATCCGTCGTGGTTGCGGCAGTTCATGGCTGTGCTCGGCGCCTCCGCGCTGCTACAAACAGACGCCGCCTGA
- a CDS encoding ribbon-helix-helix domain-containing protein, with protein sequence MCELFIKADARLWESTTRSLRIDGMVTSVRLENFFWSKLEEIAQRDRMNVTQLITKLHHESIDAGHDLGNFTSFLRVCCARYLDLQLTGDIPTDVNQPIAGLNAPAILVREQEKYH encoded by the coding sequence ATGTGCGAGTTATTCATAAAGGCGGACGCGAGGCTCTGGGAAAGCACGACCCGTTCGCTACGCATCGATGGCATGGTGACAAGCGTTCGCCTGGAGAACTTCTTCTGGTCGAAGCTCGAGGAGATCGCACAGCGCGATCGCATGAACGTCACGCAGTTGATAACCAAGCTGCATCATGAATCCATCGATGCCGGCCATGATCTCGGGAACTTCACTTCGTTCCTCAGGGTCTGCTGCGCGCGCTATCTCGACCTTCAACTGACCGGAGACATTCCGACAGATGTCAACCAACCGATCGCGGGGCTGAACGCTCCGGCGATCCTGGTTCGCGAGCAGGAAAAATACCACTGA
- a CDS encoding Lrp/AsnC family transcriptional regulator, translating into MTQRYLVDDLDREIIRYLTEDGRLSAAEIAGRIGSVSERTIRNRIAGLLQAKMIVIGAIPDPVALGRDVQVELLIEVEPGKHEDVAILLAEYDEIGYLAATSGTANLSASLFVSDHAALLEFIDQELGKLPGVKRVTSSVVLRLYKVFGTRTTAISRGTDLGSKKKG; encoded by the coding sequence ATGACCCAACGCTACCTCGTCGATGATCTGGACCGCGAGATTATCCGCTATCTTACCGAAGACGGGCGCCTTTCGGCGGCCGAAATCGCTGGCCGGATCGGCAGTGTCTCGGAGCGAACGATCCGCAACCGCATCGCCGGATTGTTGCAGGCCAAGATGATCGTCATCGGCGCCATTCCTGATCCGGTCGCTCTCGGACGCGACGTTCAGGTCGAGCTTCTGATCGAGGTCGAGCCCGGCAAACACGAAGACGTGGCCATCCTGCTCGCCGAATATGACGAGATTGGATACCTCGCCGCCACGAGCGGTACGGCGAATTTGAGCGCGTCGCTCTTCGTTTCCGACCATGCGGCATTGCTCGAATTCATCGATCAGGAACTGGGCAAATTGCCTGGCGTCAAGCGCGTTACGAGCTCGGTCGTGCTGCGCCTCTACAAGGTATTCGGCACGAGGACGACCGCAATCAGCCGCGGTACGGACCTCGGCAGCAAGAAGAAGGGATAA